The Klebsiella aerogenes KCTC 2190 region CAAACGACAGCGCGCGCCCCCCCACCCCGGCAAGGGCGGCATAAACGGCAGGAAAAATATCAGCCATGCTGCCGCCAAATAAAGCGAAAACGCGCTGTGAAATGACTTTAATTGAGACCAACACACCGGCAAATGCCACGCCATAACCTAAATTATCTGACACATAAATGGCATAGTAAGGATTGATAATAAAGCTGCCGAGGCTGAATATGAACAACGACAGCAAATAGTTAAGACTACGTTTATCGTGCCAGATAAAAGAGGATTTCATTTGTGCTCCACGCGCTTAGCTAATTTCAGCGGCAGACTCAATAGCCGTCGCCAGCGTCTCTAATGAATTGAGTAACTGCTCATGGCTACTATCGCGCAAAATGATATGGCC contains the following coding sequences:
- a CDS encoding MFS transporter, with amino-acid sequence MKSSFIWHDKRSLNYLLSLFIFSLGSFIINPYYAIYVSDNLGYGVAFAGVLVSIKVISQRVFALFGGSMADIFPAVYAALAGVGGRALSFALLALNANHEILLVSAVMNGIGGAPVADSRALG